A genomic stretch from Chitinophagaceae bacterium includes:
- a CDS encoding Bro-N domain-containing protein, whose product MGNIKLFESKQVRSVWDDGEEKWYFSIVDVVAILTDSPDARNYWKVLKHRLLKEGNQSVTNCNQLKMQSADGKYYKTDVGDAEQLLRLIQSIPSPKAEPFKQWLAKVGYERMQEIANPEQSIERARENWQQLGRSEKWIQQRMTGQETRNKLTDYWKESGVKKADEFAYLTNIIHQEWTGLTVKKHKDLKGLKTQNLRDHMSEAELIFTALAELSTRQIAETEQAKGVIKNAAAGKKGGKIAKDARLRLEAQTGRKVITGENFLPPAKEKKKLN is encoded by the coding sequence ATGGGAAACATAAAATTATTTGAAAGCAAACAGGTGCGTTCTGTATGGGATGACGGGGAAGAAAAATGGTATTTCAGTATTGTAGATGTGGTTGCTATTTTAACGGATAGCCCGGATGCCCGGAATTATTGGAAAGTATTAAAACACAGGCTGCTGAAAGAGGGGAACCAGTCGGTTACAAATTGTAACCAACTGAAAATGCAATCGGCAGACGGCAAATATTACAAAACAGATGTAGGCGATGCTGAACAACTGCTTCGCTTAATCCAATCTATCCCCTCACCTAAAGCAGAACCTTTTAAACAATGGTTAGCAAAAGTAGGATACGAACGAATGCAGGAAATTGCCAACCCCGAACAGAGCATTGAACGTGCAAGGGAAAACTGGCAACAATTGGGCAGAAGCGAAAAATGGATTCAACAACGAATGACGGGACAGGAAACCCGGAATAAACTAACCGATTACTGGAAAGAAAGCGGTGTGAAAAAAGCAGATGAGTTTGCCTACCTCACGAATATTATTCACCAGGAGTGGACTGGTTTAACTGTAAAAAAACATAAAGACCTGAAAGGTTTAAAAACTCAAAATCTGAGAGACCACATGAGTGAAGCAGAACTTATTTTCACCGCATTAGCAGAATTGAGTACAAGACAAATTGCTGAAACAGAACAGGCAAAGGGAGTTATAAAAAATGCAGCAGCGGGAAAAAAAGGGGGTAAAATTGCGAAGGATGCACGCTTGAGATTAGAAGCACAAACCGGAAGAAAAGTAATTACAGGAGAGAACTTTTTACCTCCTGCAAAAGAAAAAAAGAAACTGAACTGA
- a CDS encoding 4Fe-4S dicluster domain-containing protein — protein MEEKNSSASAQSKQRIVKGKVVIDIEQCKGCELCTTACKEHALSLSATINTKGYRYIVADNDLCTGCVNCALVCPDAVITVYRTKAKKQKVDMSREEARQLILSSVTPVKSSV, from the coding sequence ATGGAAGAAAAAAACTCTTCTGCATCTGCCCAGTCAAAACAACGAATCGTAAAGGGGAAAGTGGTAATTGATATTGAACAATGCAAGGGCTGCGAACTGTGTACCACGGCCTGTAAAGAACATGCCCTTTCGCTTTCAGCCACCATCAACACAAAAGGTTACCGTTACATTGTTGCCGATAATGATCTGTGTACGGGTTGTGTGAATTGTGCGCTGGTTTGTCCGGATGCAGTGATTACCGTGTACCGCACAAAAGCAAAAAAACAAAAAGTTGACATGAGCAGGGAAGAGGCAAGGCAATTGATTCTTTCATCTGTTACTCCGGTAAAAAGCAGCGTATAA
- a CDS encoding 2-oxoglutarate oxidoreductase yields MQTEELSGIKINTLPALACNPEEEYELVYHRPTTMVDTTMHYCPGCAHSLVHKLIMEVVEEMDIQGKTVGVAPVGCSVFAYDYMDIDMQEAAHGRACAVATAIKRLMPDNYVFTYQGDGDLAAIGIAETIHAVNRGENILIVFMNNAVYGMTSGQMAPTTLTGMKTTTSPDGRTTEMYGAPMKISELMAQLPGAYFVTRQAVNSASAVRHTRKALLHAFQYQQQHMGTCFVEILANCPSNWKMTPVETSEFIADEMSNVFPIGDIKVPKGDQKIF; encoded by the coding sequence ATGCAAACTGAAGAACTATCCGGTATAAAAATAAATACTCTTCCGGCTCTTGCATGCAATCCCGAAGAGGAATATGAACTGGTGTATCACCGTCCAACAACAATGGTTGATACAACCATGCATTATTGTCCGGGCTGTGCACACAGTTTAGTACATAAACTGATTATGGAGGTAGTGGAAGAAATGGATATACAGGGAAAAACAGTTGGTGTTGCTCCTGTTGGCTGTTCGGTATTTGCTTATGATTACATGGATATTGATATGCAGGAAGCAGCGCATGGCCGTGCCTGTGCTGTTGCAACAGCCATTAAACGTTTAATGCCCGATAACTATGTATTCACTTACCAGGGCGATGGAGATTTAGCAGCGATTGGTATTGCAGAAACCATTCATGCAGTAAACCGTGGTGAAAATATTTTGATAGTATTCATGAACAATGCGGTGTATGGAATGACGAGTGGACAGATGGCTCCCACTACATTAACGGGAATGAAAACAACAACAAGTCCTGATGGACGTACAACAGAAATGTATGGAGCACCAATGAAAATTTCTGAACTGATGGCACAATTGCCCGGTGCTTATTTTGTAACGAGACAGGCGGTGAACAGTGCCAGTGCAGTGCGCCATACAAGAAAAGCATTGCTGCATGCATTTCAATACCAGCAGCAGCACATGGGAACATGCTTTGTGGAGATATTAGCGAACTGTCCATCGAACTGGAAGATGACACCGGTTGAAACATCCGAATTTATTGCTGATGAGATGAGTAACGTTTTTCCAATCGGTGATATTAAAGTTCCGAAAGGAGATCAAAAAATATTTTAA
- a CDS encoding 2-oxoacid:acceptor oxidoreductase family protein, giving the protein MLEEIIIAGFGGQGVLSMGMTLAYAGMVEDKEISWMPSYGPEMRGGTANCITILSDEKISSPIIAAFDTAIILNQPSMEKFAGKVKPEGILLYDSSTIIHAIARTDITIIGIAATTEAIQMKNPRIMNMLMLGAYLQLKPIVAVDDIMKALEKVLPEKYHHLLPVNRQAMERGAALVKLQLEQTKKLVAVS; this is encoded by the coding sequence ATGCTGGAAGAAATCATCATTGCAGGTTTTGGCGGACAGGGTGTTCTGTCGATGGGAATGACACTTGCGTATGCAGGAATGGTGGAAGACAAAGAAATTTCATGGATGCCATCCTACGGTCCGGAAATGCGTGGAGGCACAGCTAACTGTATTACCATACTGAGCGATGAAAAAATAAGTTCACCCATTATTGCAGCATTTGATACGGCGATTATTCTCAATCAGCCTTCGATGGAAAAATTTGCGGGCAAGGTAAAACCGGAAGGCATCTTACTGTACGATTCTTCTACCATCATTCATGCCATCGCACGAACTGATATTACCATCATTGGTATTGCTGCCACAACAGAAGCCATACAAATGAAGAATCCACGCATTATGAATATGCTGATGCTGGGTGCTTACCTGCAGCTGAAACCAATTGTTGCTGTTGATGATATTATGAAAGCTTTGGAAAAAGTATTACCAGAAAAATATCATCATCTTCTTCCTGTAAACCGCCAGGCAATGGAAAGAGGTGCGGCGTTGGTGAAGTTGCAACTGGAACAAACAAAAAAATTGGTGGCAGTGAGTTGA
- a CDS encoding nucleotidyl transferase AbiEii/AbiGii toxin family protein gives MLHLNSINEVTHQLLQSLCSKEYLQNFALAGGTSLALQLGHRKSIDIDLFSFDDVNMPEISLFLENEYDEIEIRRTTPVFIFCNINGIKSDFVKHNKSNLLKPCITIDGIRMYSIEDIAAMKLNAICGRGSKKDFYDIYLLLQKFTLKELLTFFDTKFNSDNSWMAIKSLQYFEDADQNEQPELLITYPDWNKMKQFFIKTVNDFNF, from the coding sequence ATGCTCCATCTGAATTCTATCAATGAGGTAACTCATCAATTACTGCAGTCACTTTGTTCAAAGGAATACTTACAGAATTTTGCCCTCGCCGGCGGTACTTCTCTTGCATTACAACTGGGGCATCGAAAAAGTATTGACATAGATTTGTTTTCCTTTGACGATGTGAATATGCCTGAGATCAGCCTGTTTCTGGAAAACGAATATGATGAAATAGAAATCAGGAGGACTACACCAGTGTTTATTTTTTGTAATATCAATGGTATTAAGTCTGACTTTGTTAAACACAATAAATCTAACTTACTGAAACCATGTATCACTATTGACGGAATCAGAATGTATTCTATTGAAGATATAGCTGCAATGAAATTGAATGCAATCTGTGGCAGAGGCTCTAAAAAAGACTTTTACGACATTTACCTCCTGCTTCAAAAGTTTACACTAAAAGAGCTATTAACTTTTTTTGACACAAAATTCAATTCAGATAATTCCTGGATGGCAATAAAAAGCCTGCAATACTTTGAGGATGCAGATCAAAATGAACAACCTGAATTACTGATCACCTATCCTGACTGGAATAAGATGAAACAGTTTTTTATCAAAACTGTGAATGATTTCAACTTCTAA
- a CDS encoding glycosyltransferase family 39 protein encodes MQFSRIAFFCCAVLILFTGMFYYPKWSKPGSEATISWDVSGYYMYLPAAFIYKDLKKCTFKDSILTKYQPSPDFQQAFLHPSGNYVMKYPAGQAIMMLPFFIAAHLYAGFSDSFAADGFSYPYQLAISWGMLLAALIGIWYLRKILLEYFSDKATAITLLIIVFATNYLNYAAIDGAMTHNSLFTLYCLLIWTTIRFYKQPSLLKALFIGCFVGWVTLIRPTEIISILIPLLWGISSFADSKQRLSFFLKEFRYVFAVTVGAAAFIFIQLLYWKWSSGDWIVYSYQDQGFSWLHPHLYIGMFSSNNGWITYTPAIALFFFGLPVLYKKQKNLFWTVAVFSALFIYICFAWDIWWYGGSLGMRAMIQSYPVLAVSIAAVMDILFRKKIYLQLIVAGFLLICTYYNFWLTHQAHRGGLYRAGEMTDAYLKAILFQYKVDDNVQFLLDNTDRFKGTPSASSEIYFNNFDMESDEHATALYAVSGKSLFLNKEKQATPEYEIPVSKGTGNWLRISATFRTERKEWNTWRMAQFMVKFYKGNELVKYNMVRVFRVLQDNETKRIYFDAKIPDAYDRVIVSCWNADSDRPLLLDDLKVFLFEP; translated from the coding sequence ATGCAATTCTCCCGCATTGCTTTTTTCTGTTGTGCTGTACTCATCCTTTTTACAGGAATGTTCTATTATCCAAAGTGGAGCAAACCCGGCAGCGAAGCAACTATCAGTTGGGATGTGTCAGGATATTACATGTATTTGCCTGCGGCCTTTATTTATAAGGATCTGAAAAAATGCACATTCAAAGACAGCATTCTTACCAAGTACCAACCCTCTCCCGATTTTCAGCAGGCATTTCTTCACCCATCAGGAAATTATGTGATGAAATACCCCGCAGGGCAGGCGATTATGATGTTGCCTTTTTTTATTGCGGCTCATTTGTATGCCGGTTTTTCTGATTCGTTTGCTGCTGATGGTTTTTCTTATCCGTATCAATTGGCAATCAGTTGGGGAATGTTGCTTGCTGCGCTAATTGGCATCTGGTATTTGCGTAAAATTTTACTGGAGTATTTCTCTGATAAAGCAACGGCCATTACTTTGCTCATCATTGTTTTTGCAACCAACTATCTCAACTATGCAGCTATTGATGGGGCAATGACGCATAACAGTTTGTTTACTCTTTATTGTTTATTGATCTGGACAACCATTCGTTTTTACAAGCAACCTTCTCTGCTAAAAGCATTGTTCATTGGATGTTTTGTTGGATGGGTCACATTAATTCGTCCGACAGAAATAATTTCTATTCTTATTCCTTTGCTATGGGGAATATCTTCTTTTGCTGATAGTAAACAGCGATTGTCTTTTTTTCTGAAAGAGTTTCGCTATGTATTTGCAGTAACAGTTGGAGCAGCTGCTTTTATTTTCATTCAGCTGCTTTACTGGAAATGGAGCAGTGGAGATTGGATTGTGTACAGTTACCAGGATCAGGGATTCAGCTGGCTGCATCCGCATTTATATATTGGAATGTTCAGCTCCAACAATGGATGGATCACTTATACCCCGGCGATTGCCCTGTTTTTTTTCGGTCTTCCTGTGTTGTATAAGAAACAGAAGAATTTATTTTGGACTGTTGCAGTATTCAGTGCCTTATTTATCTATATCTGTTTTGCATGGGATATCTGGTGGTATGGTGGAAGTTTAGGTATGCGTGCAATGATTCAATCTTATCCGGTACTTGCTGTTTCCATTGCTGCAGTAATGGATATATTATTTAGAAAGAAAATTTACCTGCAATTGATTGTGGCAGGATTTTTATTGATATGCACTTATTATAATTTCTGGCTCACCCATCAGGCACATCGTGGAGGTTTGTACAGGGCAGGTGAAATGACAGATGCTTATCTCAAAGCTATTTTGTTTCAATATAAAGTGGATGACAATGTACAGTTCCTGCTGGATAATACAGACCGTTTTAAAGGAACACCCTCAGCGTCAAGCGAAATCTATTTCAACAATTTTGATATGGAATCAGATGAACATGCAACAGCTCTTTATGCTGTTTCGGGCAAGAGTTTGTTTCTGAATAAAGAAAAACAAGCAACACCTGAATATGAGATACCGGTTTCAAAAGGAACAGGAAACTGGTTACGCATCTCTGCCACATTCAGGACTGAAAGGAAAGAATGGAACACCTGGCGAATGGCACAGTTCATGGTAAAATTTTATAAAGGCAATGAGTTGGTGAAGTATAATATGGTTCGTGTATTTCGTGTGCTGCAGGATAATGAAACAAAACGTATTTATTTTGATGCAAAAATTCCTGATGCATATGACCGTGTAATTGTTTCCTGCTGGAATGCTGACAGCGATCGTCCCTTGCTGTTAGATGATCTCAAAGTTTTCTTATTCGAACCTTAA
- a CDS encoding glycosyl hydrolase — translation MRKIVMLAGTFLCIVLTYAQKKNQPVPPVTSSPEEALYSKLKYRSIGPYRGGRSASVAGSYKNKTTFYMGSTGGGVWKTSDGGNNWKNISDKYFGSSIGAVAVAPGDESIVYAGEGENTMRGNVSEGLGGMWRSDDGGRSWKNIGLKDGRHIIRIVIHPKNADIVWVAVVGHLFGPNEERGVYKTTDGGKTWKRTLFVNNQTGASDLVMEPENPSVLYAGMWRVIRTPHSLESGGEGSGLYKSTDGGETWTNVSSKKGLPKGTWGIVGVAFAPSNPERIYTILENANGGLFRSDDAGETWQLMSGDNNIRQRAWYYSKVFVDPKNPDLVYCPNVNFMFSRDGGRTFLSLRTPHGDHHDLWIDPENGNRMIVADDGGAQVSFDAGTNWSTYMNQPTGQFYRVTTDNSFPYRILGAQQDNSTIRIKSRTGGAGITEQDWQETAGSESGYVVADPTNPDIVYGGNYGGYLSRLDHKTGENRAISVWPDNPMGAGADVLKYRFQWNFPIFFSPHNPKKLYSAGNVLFATEDEGQTWTALSPDLTTNDKTKQKSSGGPITQDNTSVEYYCTIFTGTESFLEKDLLWTGSDDGLIHVSKDGGKNWENVTPKDAPKFMMWNCVDVDPFKKGAAYFVGTRYKLDDYTPYIYKTEDYGKTWKLITNGINKMHFTRAMRADHKRAGLLYAGTEFGMYVSFDDGANWKSFQLNMPVVPITDMTIKENDLIVATQGRGFYVIDDLTVIQQSKAETAAKNLHVFDVNPGWRMQMNRFSRRFGTPRNVGENPAGPVVITFNAKGVTDSTKASVTLMDKNKKTIKTFSTDGKDKIDIQKGLNQFAWDLQYPPAEPSEGMILWNGAPGTITAPPGNYFAKVKVGTDSAEVPFVIKADPNYKLTQAEYDEQFSFLLSVQQKFNDVQKGIKDIRALRTQINEFIARQGKDCPKEIKDMAASITKELTSIEETLYQTKSKSGQDPLNYPIRINDKLSGVFDAANSGFNAPSKQSKEVFAELSKQADEQLNKLKKIVAEDVPKFNQLIREKSLPVIGVK, via the coding sequence ATGAGAAAAATAGTAATGCTTGCGGGCACGTTTTTGTGCATTGTTCTTACCTATGCACAAAAGAAAAATCAACCAGTTCCTCCTGTAACTTCTTCACCCGAAGAAGCGCTTTATTCTAAATTAAAATACCGTTCCATTGGCCCTTACCGTGGTGGAAGAAGCGCATCTGTTGCCGGCAGCTACAAAAACAAAACAACCTTTTACATGGGTTCCACCGGTGGCGGTGTTTGGAAAACCAGTGATGGTGGCAACAACTGGAAAAATATCAGTGATAAATATTTCGGTTCATCCATTGGTGCAGTTGCTGTTGCTCCAGGCGATGAAAGCATTGTATATGCAGGTGAAGGCGAAAATACCATGCGTGGAAATGTGAGTGAAGGTTTGGGTGGAATGTGGCGCAGTGATGATGGTGGAAGAAGCTGGAAGAATATCGGATTGAAAGACGGACGTCATATCATCCGCATTGTCATCCATCCAAAAAATGCAGATATTGTTTGGGTCGCAGTTGTTGGTCATTTGTTTGGACCAAATGAAGAACGTGGTGTATACAAAACAACAGATGGCGGCAAAACATGGAAACGTACTTTATTCGTGAACAATCAAACGGGTGCATCTGATTTAGTAATGGAACCTGAAAATCCTTCTGTACTGTATGCAGGTATGTGGCGTGTAATCCGTACACCGCATAGTTTAGAAAGCGGTGGCGAAGGAAGCGGTTTGTATAAATCAACTGATGGCGGAGAAACATGGACCAATGTTTCAAGTAAAAAAGGGTTGCCAAAAGGAACATGGGGAATTGTAGGAGTTGCATTTGCACCATCAAATCCTGAACGCATTTATACTATTCTTGAAAATGCAAATGGCGGTTTGTTCCGCAGCGATGATGCAGGCGAAACATGGCAGCTGATGAGTGGTGATAATAATATCCGTCAGCGTGCATGGTATTACAGCAAAGTATTTGTTGATCCAAAAAACCCCGACCTGGTATATTGCCCTAATGTAAACTTTATGTTCAGTCGTGATGGTGGCAGAACATTTCTTTCGTTACGAACTCCGCATGGCGATCATCATGATTTGTGGATCGATCCTGAAAATGGCAACCGCATGATTGTTGCAGATGATGGAGGTGCACAGGTGAGTTTTGATGCTGGTACTAACTGGAGTACTTATATGAATCAGCCAACAGGACAATTTTACCGTGTAACAACTGATAACAGTTTTCCTTACCGTATTCTTGGTGCTCAACAGGATAATTCAACCATCAGAATTAAAAGCCGCACAGGTGGTGCAGGAATTACTGAACAGGATTGGCAGGAAACAGCAGGAAGTGAAAGTGGTTATGTAGTTGCTGATCCTACAAATCCAGATATTGTATATGGTGGTAACTACGGAGGCTATTTGTCAAGGCTCGATCATAAAACAGGAGAGAACCGTGCTATCAGCGTTTGGCCCGATAACCCAATGGGTGCAGGAGCTGATGTGTTGAAATACCGTTTTCAATGGAACTTCCCGATCTTCTTCTCACCACATAATCCGAAGAAATTATATTCAGCAGGTAATGTATTGTTTGCAACAGAAGATGAAGGTCAAACATGGACTGCATTGTCGCCGGATTTAACAACAAATGATAAAACAAAACAAAAATCAAGTGGCGGCCCCATTACACAGGATAATACCAGTGTTGAATATTACTGCACCATTTTCACTGGTACAGAAAGTTTTCTTGAAAAAGATTTATTGTGGACGGGCAGTGATGATGGATTGATTCATGTAAGTAAAGATGGCGGTAAGAACTGGGAGAATGTAACGCCGAAAGATGCACCGAAGTTTATGATGTGGAATTGTGTGGATGTGGATCCGTTTAAAAAAGGTGCTGCGTATTTTGTTGGTACAAGATATAAGCTCGATGATTATACTCCGTACATATACAAAACAGAAGACTATGGTAAAACATGGAAGCTGATCACCAACGGCATCAACAAAATGCATTTCACAAGAGCTATGCGTGCTGATCATAAACGTGCAGGTCTGTTATATGCAGGTACCGAGTTTGGTATGTACGTATCATTTGATGATGGTGCAAACTGGAAATCATTTCAACTGAATATGCCTGTTGTTCCCATTACAGATATGACTATTAAAGAGAATGATCTGATTGTTGCTACACAGGGAAGAGGATTTTATGTGATTGATGACCTGACAGTGATACAGCAGTCAAAAGCTGAAACAGCAGCCAAAAACTTGCATGTGTTTGATGTTAATCCGGGATGGCGCATGCAGATGAATCGTTTTTCCCGCCGCTTTGGAACGCCACGTAACGTGGGTGAAAATCCTGCCGGGCCTGTTGTAATTACATTCAATGCAAAAGGTGTAACCGATTCAACCAAAGCTTCTGTTACATTGATGGATAAAAATAAAAAGACAATTAAAACATTCAGTACAGATGGGAAAGACAAAATAGACATTCAAAAAGGATTGAACCAGTTTGCATGGGATCTGCAGTATCCACCTGCTGAACCAAGTGAAGGAATGATTTTATGGAATGGTGCACCCGGTACCATTACTGCTCCTCCCGGAAATTATTTTGCTAAAGTGAAAGTAGGAACAGATTCTGCTGAAGTACCGTTTGTAATTAAAGCCGATCCGAATTATAAACTTACGCAGGCAGAATACGACGAACAATTCAGCTTCCTGTTAAGTGTACAGCAAAAATTTAATGATGTGCAAAAAGGAATCAAAGACATCCGTGCACTGCGTACACAGATCAATGAATTTATTGCAAGGCAGGGAAAGGATTGTCCGAAAGAAATTAAAGACATGGCTGCTTCAATTACCAAAGAGCTGACTTCGATTGAAGAAACACTGTATCAAACCAAATCAAAGAGCGGACAGGATCCTTTGAATTATCCAATCCGGATCAATGATAAGCTGAGCGGTGTGTTTGATGCAGCCAACAGTGGTTTCAATGCGCCGAGCAAACAATCGAAAGAAGTATTTGCTGAATTAAGTAAGCAGGCCGATGAGCAGTTGAATAAACTGAAAAAGATTGTTGCTGAAGATGTGCCGAAGTTTAATCAGCTGATCAGGGAGAAGAGTTTACCGGTGATTGGAGTGAAATAA
- a CDS encoding carbohydrate binding family 9 domain-containing protein gives MKLLTLLFVSLSAFFSSFAQTASADPNIANTKAAPRQLIAKRTNLPIKIDGLLNDSAWSTATVATDFIEFRPKVGARETEETKTVAYLLYSNDGIYFAGYCYERSKDSIATELKGRDGFGTNDYIGVIIDTYKDHLNGFEYFVTPLNEQWDAKMSPNSNGNSEDFSWNAVWKSGAVIHDNGWSFEMFIPYSAIRFGKNEVQDWGINITRRRQKTGQQNTWNPIDPNVNGFLTQEGYWTGISNIKPPVRLQLSPYFSVYANNYPINQPGIKNTTTLINGGIDLKYGINQAFTLDATLIPDFGQVQSDNQVLNLSPFEVQFNENRPFFTEGTELFSKGGLFYSRRIGGTPFHYYDAMNSVDTTRERMISNPSQSKLINATKISGRTQSKLGIGFLNAITQTQFAAIENKGSKEQRIFLNDPLTNYNVFVLDQSLKNNSSISLINTNVMRSGKDYDANVTAALFDFNDKKNTWNLGGKLSVSQLLGITAEGKNVTGYNHNFYFGKTSGHFNFNVYQELMDTKYRHSDMGYFTNNNLLTHGMYMGYNWNVPKHWYNQIRINFNSAVSKLYTPIAGIKETYQFGDFNFNVNAQSKKLWWYGSYIGFSTLTNDFYEPRKAGYFFRKNASIAFGGWVNSNESKKYSFMWKDTHAVLFISILHRQLT, from the coding sequence ATGAAACTACTGACACTGCTGTTCGTCTCCCTGTCTGCTTTTTTTTCTTCGTTTGCTCAAACGGCAAGCGCTGACCCGAATATTGCAAATACAAAAGCCGCCCCACGCCAGTTAATTGCCAAACGTACCAACCTGCCTATTAAAATTGATGGCCTGTTGAACGATAGTGCCTGGTCCACTGCAACTGTTGCCACTGATTTTATTGAGTTCAGACCAAAAGTTGGTGCAAGAGAAACGGAAGAAACAAAAACCGTTGCTTATTTATTATACAGCAATGATGGAATTTATTTTGCCGGGTATTGTTATGAGCGGAGTAAAGACAGTATTGCTACTGAATTAAAAGGAAGAGATGGTTTCGGCACCAACGATTATATAGGAGTCATCATTGATACATATAAAGACCACTTAAATGGTTTTGAATATTTTGTTACACCGCTTAATGAGCAATGGGATGCAAAAATGTCGCCCAACAGTAATGGCAACAGCGAAGACTTCAGCTGGAATGCTGTTTGGAAAAGTGGCGCTGTGATTCATGATAATGGATGGAGCTTTGAAATGTTTATTCCTTACAGCGCTATCCGCTTTGGTAAAAATGAAGTGCAGGACTGGGGTATTAATATTACCCGCCGCCGCCAAAAAACCGGTCAGCAAAATACATGGAACCCGATTGATCCAAACGTGAACGGATTTTTAACTCAGGAAGGTTACTGGACAGGTATCAGCAATATTAAGCCGCCGGTTCGTTTGCAACTGTCGCCTTACTTCTCTGTGTATGCAAACAATTATCCCATCAATCAACCCGGTATAAAAAATACAACTACACTGATCAATGGAGGTATTGATTTGAAGTATGGCATCAACCAGGCATTTACTCTGGATGCAACATTAATTCCTGATTTTGGCCAGGTGCAAAGTGATAACCAGGTGCTGAATCTTTCACCCTTTGAAGTACAGTTTAATGAAAACCGGCCTTTCTTTACTGAAGGAACAGAATTGTTCAGCAAAGGCGGATTATTTTATTCAAGACGGATCGGTGGTACCCCTTTTCATTATTACGATGCAATGAATTCTGTGGACACAACGAGAGAAAGAATGATCAGCAATCCATCTCAGTCAAAGCTCATCAACGCAACAAAAATTTCGGGACGTACCCAAAGTAAACTAGGAATCGGTTTTTTAAATGCCATTACACAAACACAATTTGCAGCAATTGAAAATAAAGGATCGAAAGAACAGCGGATTTTTTTGAATGACCCTCTTACCAATTACAATGTGTTTGTACTTGATCAATCATTAAAAAACAACTCCAGTATTTCACTGATCAATACAAATGTGATGAGAAGTGGTAAAGATTATGATGCGAATGTTACAGCCGCCCTTTTTGATTTCAACGATAAAAAGAATACCTGGAACCTGGGGGGTAAATTATCCGTCAGCCAACTGCTTGGTATTACTGCTGAAGGAAAAAATGTAACCGGTTATAATCATAATTTCTACTTCGGTAAAACAAGCGGCCATTTCAATTTCAATGTGTACCAGGAATTGATGGATACAAAATACCGCCACAGTGATATGGGTTATTTTACCAACAATAACCTGTTAACGCATGGTATGTATATGGGTTATAACTGGAATGTACCGAAGCACTGGTATAACCAAATCCGAATCAACTTCAACTCAGCAGTAAGTAAATTATATACGCCCATTGCCGGTATCAAAGAAACCTACCAGTTTGGTGACTTCAATTTTAATGTAAATGCCCAAAGCAAAAAACTCTGGTGGTATGGATCGTACATTGGTTTCAGCACCTTAACCAATGATTTTTATGAACCACGCAAAGCAGGATATTTCTTTCGCAAAAATGCAAGCATTGCATTTGGCGGCTGGGTAAACAGTAACGAATCAAAAAAATATTCTTTTATGTGGAAGGATACACACGCCGTATTGTTCATTTCTATTCTTCACAGGCAGTTGACCTGA